In Lacibacter sp. H375, one DNA window encodes the following:
- a CDS encoding response regulator transcription factor: MNKQTRIVLADDYPLLLESFSLMLAHEATIEIVGQVANGEQLVACVETERPDVVITDIEMPVMNGLEAARIIKERFPATGLLALTMFNDHHLIVDMMEAGANGYLLKQTSKEELLAAITAAKNGLQYFSNDTSMRLFKQLAKSKLKQEEETVNFTEKEQEIIRLICEQHASKEIAALTQLSKRTVDKYRDHIMQKTKSINFAGVVIYAIRHGLFKP, from the coding sequence ATGAACAAACAAACCAGGATCGTATTAGCAGATGATTACCCGCTATTACTTGAAAGCTTTTCTTTAATGCTTGCACATGAAGCAACAATTGAAATTGTTGGACAGGTTGCCAACGGTGAACAACTTGTTGCCTGTGTTGAAACAGAACGGCCTGATGTTGTGATCACTGATATTGAAATGCCGGTGATGAATGGTTTGGAAGCAGCCCGTATTATTAAAGAACGTTTTCCTGCGACCGGTCTTTTAGCTTTAACGATGTTTAATGATCATCACCTGATTGTTGATATGATGGAAGCCGGCGCCAATGGGTATTTATTAAAGCAAACAAGCAAAGAAGAATTGCTGGCCGCTATTACAGCTGCTAAAAATGGTTTGCAATATTTCAGCAATGATACTTCGATGCGGCTGTTTAAACAGTTAGCAAAAAGCAAACTAAAGCAGGAAGAGGAAACCGTCAATTTTACTGAAAAGGAACAAGAGATCATCCGGTTGATCTGCGAACAACATGCGAGTAAGGAAATAGCAGCGTTGACACAATTGAGTAAACGAACGGTTGACAAATACCGTGATCATATTATGCAGAAAACGAAATCGATAAATTTTGCAGGGGTTGTGATCTATGCTATCAGGCATGGATTGTTTAAACCATAA
- a CDS encoding FeoA family protein has protein sequence MKRLSELEPGQKAIIHSFENDEIFLKLMEMGCVPGEEVTVEMQAPLGDPISIKVAGYQLSLRIEEAQSILVKTSN, from the coding sequence ATGAAAAGATTATCGGAATTAGAACCTGGGCAAAAAGCAATTATTCACTCCTTTGAAAACGATGAGATTTTTTTAAAGTTGATGGAAATGGGTTGTGTACCAGGTGAAGAAGTAACTGTAGAAATGCAGGCGCCATTAGGTGACCCCATCAGCATAAAAGTAGCAGGCTATCAGCTAAGTCTTCGAATTGAAGAGGCACAAAGCATATTGGTTAAAACATCTAACTAA
- a CDS encoding helix-turn-helix domain-containing protein gives MQHIEFVHSDHFETNYHRHHVTGPLSLFIEFFWQTKFEHLWQKYPDGFSDVLFPNLGYSYLINLGSPYEMQIEQNRQQMKGDGFLPRLNNIEAFHRPGNSVFGIKFKVSPVIFEKKVNFSEYSGTMFPLSYLMDQQLINNIKHAVSFEKRVQLLTKHYEDTIEQYRGSLQPINIVTEILQKAVINNNFNTTIEELAAHYSISTRTLQRYFETGTGISSKQALQVLRIRKAVSHIVSRPQTFHYGVYGYYDYSHFHKHLRQFLQKDSLVHLQPHLQLLQIARKKELR, from the coding sequence GTGCAACACATTGAATTTGTTCATAGCGATCACTTCGAAACTAACTACCACCGCCACCATGTAACGGGACCTTTATCTCTGTTTATTGAATTCTTCTGGCAAACAAAATTTGAACATCTCTGGCAGAAATACCCGGATGGTTTCAGTGATGTATTGTTTCCCAATCTTGGTTATTCCTATCTCATTAATTTAGGGTCGCCCTATGAAATGCAGATCGAGCAGAACCGTCAGCAAATGAAAGGTGATGGTTTTTTACCAAGGCTCAATAATATTGAAGCATTTCACCGCCCGGGAAATTCTGTGTTTGGTATTAAGTTTAAAGTGAGCCCCGTGATCTTTGAGAAGAAGGTAAATTTTTCGGAGTACAGCGGCACCATGTTTCCATTGAGTTATCTCATGGATCAGCAACTCATCAACAACATTAAGCATGCTGTTTCGTTTGAAAAACGTGTGCAGCTGCTTACCAAACATTATGAAGATACCATTGAGCAATACCGTGGCTCCTTACAACCTATTAATATTGTTACAGAGATTCTGCAGAAAGCAGTGATCAATAATAATTTCAATACGACCATTGAAGAACTTGCTGCACATTACAGCATTTCCACACGCACCTTGCAACGTTATTTTGAAACGGGTACCGGCATCAGCAGCAAACAGGCCCTGCAGGTATTGCGTATACGCAAAGCTGTGAGTCATATCGTGAGCCGTCCGCAAACATTTCATTACGGTGTGTACGGTTACTACGATTACAGTCATTTCCACAAACATCTCCGCCAGTTTTTACAGAAAGACAGCCTCGTGCATTTACAACCTCACCTGCAGTTATTGCAGATTGCAAGAAAGAAAGAATTGAGGTAG
- a CDS encoding CAP domain-containing protein — MKKVIFIFFVFFNNHTVYAQGVLTLRDKPFEFKHVVDSALLQQLQLHSSYKTLSNHEKDLFYWTNYFRQNPRRFYDNLIQEFLKQFPEAKSTYSKSLEADIRKAPSSLALLILDNGLLNTSKAHASDLIKRGGIISHNSFNGKTFPQRLQEAGKYTCGAENVYVGSYSALESLITLLIDHGVPDKGHRMNLLDPKFGKMGLSFQVAGSGKGVLVQDFACP; from the coding sequence GTGAAAAAAGTGATTTTTATCTTCTTTGTTTTCTTTAATAATCATACTGTTTATGCACAGGGAGTATTAACCCTTAGAGACAAGCCTTTCGAATTTAAGCATGTGGTTGATTCAGCGTTACTACAGCAACTACAGTTACATAGTTCTTATAAAACCTTATCGAACCACGAGAAAGACCTTTTCTATTGGACCAATTATTTTCGGCAGAACCCACGAAGGTTTTACGATAACTTGATTCAGGAGTTCTTAAAACAGTTTCCTGAGGCGAAGTCAACGTATAGCAAAAGCCTTGAAGCAGATATTCGAAAAGCTCCTTCTTCCTTAGCATTGTTGATACTAGATAATGGGCTGTTAAATACATCAAAAGCCCACGCTTCAGATTTAATTAAAAGGGGGGGCATTATTTCGCATAATTCATTCAACGGTAAAACCTTTCCACAAAGACTCCAAGAGGCTGGTAAATACACATGTGGTGCTGAAAATGTTTATGTCGGGTCCTATAGTGCTCTTGAATCTTTAATTACTCTATTGATTGATCATGGCGTGCCTGACAAAGGGCACCGCATGAATCTCCTCGACCCAAAGTTTGGTAAAATGGGCCTCTCCTTTCAAGTCGCTGGTTCAGGGAAAGGAGTGTTGGTTCAAGACTTCGCATGTCCCTGA
- a CDS encoding outer membrane beta-barrel family protein: protein MNRVTLSLIILFFAAAVSAQTSVRGKITTTILNQDKKPVENATAELLRSKDSSLVKTALSDKAGLAEFERIPLGSYIIRTSMVNHEKQFSTVITISENQTTASAADVVLQPSATQLKTIEVTGKKPFIQRLGDRIVVNVENSVVNAGSSAFDVLERSPGILIDANDNLSMRGRSGVIIMIDGKPTPMTGADLVNYLRSLPSNAIERIDLITNPSSKYDAAGNAGIIDIRMKKDQRFGTNGSITAGYGQGVYPKANGGINFNHRNKKMNLFGGYNYAYRMNLNNLLLDRNFFTSSGEFTGKDEKNNYTKIPLDLHTLRIGADFFPSKKTVIGFVLNSNMNFIRPNNNNSSVVSDAFKQPMFTFRTQTNSQNENKNAVANVNIKHTFDSTGKELTADIDMGYFGSNNNSRVATQYYKLDGTALQPDYILDGFQKGNLRLATAKADYVQPMKNKSSFEAGFKTSLVHADNDARFFDMSSGSPIDDENKTNHFYYDENINAAYTNFKKEYKKFDFQIGLRAENTNVKTKQVKGNITWDSSYTQLFPSAFFNYKLKEDQTLGVSVSRRIDRPNYSQLNPFLFLIDVTTYSTGNPALLPQFTWSYELNYTVKNINFTLGYSRTKNNQNIVITRFKDAFPNIPSDDNITVQIPVNLASSDYYGLTVAAPVRINRWWNMMNNANVFYNHFNGRLAGTTLDNGKVVVNLSSNHTFTFGKSWTSELFGNYNSGGQYGFMAMRPQWGVGAGVQKTLWKGKGQVRFNITDIFWTNLPRATITYNNYIEIWRAYRETRVANLSFTYRFGSNKVAQARKRTTASEEERQRAQ from the coding sequence ATGAACAGAGTTACATTAAGCCTTATCATCCTTTTCTTTGCAGCTGCTGTGTCTGCACAAACATCCGTACGTGGAAAAATAACCACCACCATTCTCAACCAGGATAAAAAACCGGTTGAGAATGCAACAGCTGAATTATTGCGGAGTAAAGATTCTTCATTGGTAAAAACAGCATTGTCTGACAAAGCCGGCCTGGCAGAATTTGAACGCATCCCTTTAGGTTCTTACATCATCCGCACCAGTATGGTTAACCATGAGAAACAATTTTCAACTGTCATTACAATTTCAGAAAATCAAACAACTGCATCAGCAGCAGATGTTGTACTTCAACCTTCAGCCACACAATTAAAAACAATTGAAGTAACAGGAAAGAAACCTTTTATACAACGTCTTGGCGATCGTATTGTGGTGAACGTTGAAAACAGTGTGGTGAATGCAGGTAGTTCTGCCTTTGATGTACTGGAACGTTCGCCAGGTATTTTAATTGATGCAAATGACAACCTTAGTATGCGTGGCCGTAGTGGCGTGATCATCATGATCGATGGCAAACCTACTCCTATGACTGGTGCTGATCTGGTGAACTACTTACGCAGTCTTCCATCAAATGCTATTGAACGCATTGATCTCATCACCAACCCATCATCGAAATATGATGCAGCAGGTAATGCAGGTATCATTGATATCCGCATGAAAAAAGATCAACGCTTTGGTACCAACGGCAGCATTACTGCAGGTTACGGACAAGGTGTTTATCCAAAAGCAAACGGTGGTATCAATTTCAATCACCGCAATAAGAAAATGAATTTGTTTGGTGGGTATAATTATGCATACCGAATGAATTTAAACAACCTGTTACTCGATCGTAATTTCTTTACCAGCTCAGGTGAGTTCACAGGGAAAGATGAAAAGAATAACTACACAAAAATTCCATTAGACCTGCACACCTTACGTATTGGTGCCGATTTTTTTCCTTCGAAAAAAACAGTGATTGGTTTTGTGTTGAACAGCAACATGAATTTTATCAGGCCGAACAATAACAACAGTTCTGTTGTGAGTGATGCATTCAAACAACCAATGTTCACCTTCCGCACACAAACAAATAGCCAGAATGAAAACAAAAATGCTGTGGCAAACGTGAACATCAAACACACGTTCGACAGTACAGGAAAAGAATTAACTGCTGATATTGATATGGGTTATTTCGGATCAAACAACAATTCACGTGTGGCAACCCAATATTATAAACTTGACGGAACAGCTTTACAACCTGATTATATATTAGATGGTTTCCAAAAAGGAAACTTACGACTTGCAACAGCAAAGGCCGATTATGTGCAACCTATGAAAAACAAAAGTAGTTTTGAGGCGGGCTTTAAAACAAGTTTGGTGCATGCCGATAACGATGCACGCTTCTTCGACATGAGCAGCGGTTCACCGATTGATGATGAAAACAAAACCAATCATTTTTATTACGACGAAAACATCAATGCAGCTTATACCAACTTCAAAAAAGAATACAAGAAATTCGATTTCCAAATTGGTTTGCGTGCAGAGAACACCAATGTAAAAACAAAACAGGTAAAAGGAAATATTACCTGGGATTCATCGTACACACAACTCTTCCCAAGTGCATTCTTTAATTATAAGTTGAAAGAAGATCAAACACTGGGAGTATCCGTGAGCCGTCGTATAGACAGACCAAATTATTCTCAATTGAATCCGTTCTTATTCCTGATTGATGTAACAACCTACTCAACCGGTAACCCGGCATTGCTGCCCCAGTTCACCTGGAGTTATGAGTTAAACTATACCGTGAAGAATATCAACTTCACACTTGGTTACAGCCGCACCAAGAATAACCAGAACATTGTGATCACACGTTTTAAAGATGCGTTCCCCAATATTCCGAGTGATGACAACATTACCGTGCAGATACCTGTTAACCTTGCTTCATCTGATTACTATGGCTTAACCGTTGCTGCACCTGTGCGCATCAACAGATGGTGGAACATGATGAACAACGCCAATGTGTTTTACAATCATTTCAATGGAAGACTTGCCGGCACAACTTTAGATAACGGGAAGGTTGTTGTAAACCTCAGCAGCAATCACACATTCACGTTTGGAAAAAGCTGGACAAGTGAATTGTTTGGTAACTATAATTCAGGTGGACAATATGGCTTTATGGCCATGCGTCCGCAGTGGGGTGTTGGTGCAGGTGTACAAAAAACGTTATGGAAAGGAAAAGGCCAGGTACGTTTCAACATCACCGATATTTTCTGGACCAATTTACCAAGAGCAACCATTACGTATAACAATTATATCGAGATATGGAGAGCATACCGTGAAACAAGAGTAGCCAACCTCAGCTTCACCTATCGCTTTGGCAGTAACAAAGTAGCACAGGCAAGAAAAAGAACAACGGCATCAGAAGAGGAGCGCCAACGTGCACAATAG
- a CDS encoding sensor histidine kinase, with protein sequence MDTTETALYTAILIVSIVLGTVLLYFAMSMYRGRVKHYRLLTKQLLAEMDVLERERTRIATDLHDDLGPMLAVTKIHLEQIEPTTVTDQQRHSVAVRNILTLTNRLGEIAKNLTPAILKSKGLQVALEEFIDQFNDVSEMHIKLEYMIKRTPNTFYALHIYRIVQELVHNAVKHSAAQHVLIQLKEHKQKLYIFYTDDGKGIETANKESTQTGLGLGSLQNRANLLGGKMTRTQTKTKGTDFVFELPLNKNDEQTNQDRISR encoded by the coding sequence ATGGATACCACTGAAACGGCATTATATACTGCAATCCTGATTGTTTCAATAGTACTTGGAACGGTACTGCTGTATTTTGCGATGAGCATGTACAGAGGGCGTGTAAAACATTACCGCTTATTAACCAAGCAACTGCTGGCAGAAATGGATGTACTTGAACGTGAGCGAACACGTATTGCCACGGACCTGCATGATGACCTTGGACCCATGCTGGCTGTTACGAAAATTCATCTTGAACAAATTGAGCCAACCACTGTAACTGATCAACAACGACATTCAGTTGCCGTGAGAAACATCTTAACGTTAACCAACCGACTAGGAGAGATCGCAAAAAACTTAACGCCCGCCATTTTAAAATCAAAGGGGTTACAGGTTGCACTAGAAGAATTCATTGACCAGTTTAATGATGTGAGTGAAATGCATATAAAGCTTGAGTATATGATCAAGCGCACACCCAATACGTTTTATGCTTTGCATATTTACCGCATTGTACAAGAGCTTGTTCATAATGCAGTAAAGCATTCGGCGGCACAACATGTGCTCATTCAACTAAAGGAACATAAACAAAAGCTTTATATTTTTTATACCGATGATGGCAAGGGTATTGAAACTGCAAACAAAGAATCAACACAAACGGGACTTGGATTGGGCAGCCTTCAAAACCGAGCCAACCTGCTTGGTGGTAAAATGACCCGCACACAAACGAAAACGAAAGGAACTGATTTTGTATTTGAACTACCTCTTAACAAAAACGATGAACAAACAAACCAGGATCGTATTAGCAGATGA
- the ybeY gene encoding rRNA maturation RNase YbeY, whose amino-acid sequence MQVARVNFFYQDVRFPFSNRTAIKVFLKKLFQKEGHKLNELNIIFCTDDALLEINRIYLQHDYYTDIITFPLSTASDPIQAELYISTERVKENAKQGGVSFKEELHRVIFHGCLHLAGYGDKSSQQIKKMREREDHYLRLYLHK is encoded by the coding sequence ATGCAAGTAGCACGTGTTAATTTTTTTTACCAAGATGTCAGGTTCCCATTTTCTAATCGAACAGCCATAAAAGTATTTTTGAAGAAGCTCTTTCAGAAAGAAGGCCATAAACTGAATGAGTTGAATATCATCTTCTGCACTGATGATGCTTTGCTCGAGATCAATAGAATTTATCTTCAACACGACTATTATACTGACATTATCACTTTTCCGCTAAGTACTGCATCCGACCCAATTCAAGCTGAACTATATATAAGTACCGAGAGGGTTAAAGAAAATGCGAAGCAAGGCGGTGTTTCTTTTAAAGAAGAATTACACCGTGTAATTTTTCATGGGTGCCTTCACTTAGCCGGATATGGCGATAAATCTTCACAACAAATTAAGAAGATGCGTGAACGGGAAGACCATTATTTGCGTTTATATCTCCACAAATAA
- a CDS encoding fatty acid desaturase: MTAIILFFSLHWFLSLFFHSFFLHRYASHQMYTAKPGWEKTFYFLTWFVQGSSFLVPRAYAVMHRMHHAYSDTEKDPHSPHFFKDIWQMMVHTARIFSGFVTGKNVPDPEFTREYLPIWDKLDKFGHNNITRGFFIAGYVAFYFFFAPGFWWFLLLPIHFLMGPIQGAIVNWFGHKLGYRNYKIEDHSKNTTPWGVLLMGELFQNNHHKDKDNANFARKWYEFDLTFVIMRVMHALRIIRLKPVHLPQQKHKH; encoded by the coding sequence ATGACAGCTATTATTCTTTTCTTCTCTCTTCATTGGTTCTTATCGTTGTTCTTTCATTCGTTCTTTTTACACCGGTATGCTTCCCACCAGATGTACACGGCAAAACCGGGATGGGAAAAAACATTTTACTTCTTAACCTGGTTTGTACAGGGTTCTTCTTTTCTTGTGCCACGTGCGTATGCAGTGATGCATCGTATGCACCATGCTTATAGTGATACAGAGAAAGATCCGCACTCACCACATTTCTTTAAAGACATCTGGCAAATGATGGTGCACACGGCACGCATCTTCAGTGGTTTTGTAACAGGTAAAAATGTTCCTGATCCTGAATTCACCCGTGAGTACTTACCCATTTGGGATAAGCTCGATAAGTTTGGCCATAACAATATTACCCGTGGGTTTTTTATTGCAGGCTATGTAGCGTTCTATTTCTTTTTTGCTCCAGGCTTCTGGTGGTTCCTGTTATTACCGATTCATTTTTTGATGGGGCCAATACAAGGTGCTATTGTAAACTGGTTTGGTCATAAGCTGGGTTACCGTAATTATAAAATTGAAGATCACAGCAAGAACACCACGCCATGGGGTGTGTTGCTGATGGGTGAACTGTTTCAAAACAATCACCACAAGGATAAAGACAATGCAAACTTTGCACGTAAGTGGTATGAGTTTGATCTCACCTTTGTGATCATGCGTGTAATGCATGCCTTACGTATCATTCGTTTAAAACCTGTACATCTGCCACAGCAGAAACACAAGCATTAA
- the mnmG gene encoding tRNA uridine-5-carboxymethylaminomethyl(34) synthesis enzyme MnmG — MFPEYDVIVVGAGHAGCEAAASAANMGSKVLLVTMNMQTIAQMSCNPAMGGIAKGQIVREIDALGGYSGIVSDKSMIQFRMLNRSKGPAMWSPRTQNDRMLFATTWREMLEQTPNVDFYQDMVRQLLVKDGRCYGVVTGLGHEIKAKAVVVTSGTFLNGVIHIGEKQLGGGRISEKAATGITEQLVELGFESDRLKTGTPPRIDGRSLDYSKMEEQKGDEEITGFSYMDVPVIKPEQQRSCFITYTSQEVHDVLKTGFDRSPMYQGRIQGTGPRYCPSIEDKINRFAERDRHQLFVEPEGWNTVEIYVNGFSTSLPEQVQYEALRKVVGFENVRMFRPGYAIEYDFFPPTQLTYSLETKQIQNLFFAGQINGTTGYEEAACQGLMAGINAHLKATEQDPFILKRSDAYIGVLIDDLISKGTDEPYRMFTSRAEYRTLLRQDNADLRLTELSYKMGLATQERMDKTRRKLEAVERIKLSLSDVSLTPDEINDFLVANNSAPLTQKQKALQLLLRPGIQLSKLIAASPTLQQLTGTPTAEVMEQAEIQVKYDVYIEKEKELVQRMSQLEDLEIPNSFDYNKISSLSTEALQKFKKIKPRTLGQASRISGVNPSDVQILMVYMGR; from the coding sequence ATGTTTCCTGAATACGATGTGATAGTTGTTGGTGCCGGACATGCCGGTTGTGAAGCGGCAGCCTCTGCTGCAAATATGGGCAGTAAGGTGTTGTTGGTTACCATGAACATGCAGACCATAGCTCAAATGAGTTGTAACCCCGCTATGGGCGGTATTGCCAAAGGCCAGATCGTGAGGGAAATAGATGCACTGGGAGGATACAGCGGGATTGTTAGTGACAAGAGTATGATTCAGTTCAGGATGCTCAACCGCTCAAAAGGCCCCGCCATGTGGAGCCCCAGGACTCAAAACGACCGGATGCTGTTTGCCACCACCTGGAGGGAAATGCTGGAGCAAACGCCAAATGTTGATTTCTACCAGGATATGGTGCGCCAACTGTTGGTGAAAGACGGTCGCTGCTATGGAGTAGTAACAGGCCTCGGCCATGAGATCAAAGCCAAAGCAGTGGTGGTCACCAGTGGTACTTTTCTGAATGGTGTTATTCATATTGGTGAGAAGCAATTAGGTGGCGGACGTATTTCAGAGAAAGCAGCAACAGGGATTACCGAGCAATTGGTTGAGCTTGGATTTGAAAGCGATCGCCTCAAAACAGGCACACCTCCACGAATTGACGGACGCAGTCTCGATTATTCCAAAATGGAAGAACAGAAGGGCGACGAAGAGATCACTGGTTTTTCCTACATGGATGTTCCCGTCATTAAGCCCGAGCAACAACGAAGCTGTTTTATTACATATACAAGCCAGGAAGTACATGATGTTTTAAAGACAGGTTTCGACCGCAGCCCCATGTACCAGGGTCGCATCCAGGGAACTGGTCCACGCTATTGTCCAAGCATAGAAGACAAGATCAATCGATTTGCCGAACGTGATCGTCACCAACTATTTGTTGAGCCGGAAGGATGGAATACCGTAGAGATTTATGTAAACGGCTTTTCAACTTCTTTACCGGAACAAGTACAATACGAAGCACTTCGTAAGGTGGTGGGTTTTGAGAATGTGCGCATGTTCCGCCCCGGCTATGCCATTGAATACGATTTCTTCCCTCCAACACAATTGACCTATTCACTCGAAACAAAACAAATACAGAACCTGTTCTTTGCCGGCCAGATCAACGGAACCACCGGTTACGAAGAAGCAGCTTGTCAAGGGTTAATGGCAGGCATAAATGCACATTTAAAAGCAACAGAACAGGATCCGTTTATTTTGAAAAGAAGTGATGCCTATATCGGTGTGCTGATCGATGATCTCATCAGCAAAGGAACCGATGAGCCATATCGCATGTTTACCAGTCGGGCAGAATATAGAACGTTGTTGCGGCAGGATAACGCTGATCTGCGATTAACAGAACTCAGTTATAAAATGGGACTGGCAACACAGGAGCGTATGGATAAAACACGCAGAAAACTTGAAGCGGTTGAACGCATCAAATTATCGCTATCAGATGTTTCACTCACACCTGATGAGATCAATGATTTCCTTGTTGCAAACAATAGTGCGCCGCTTACACAAAAACAAAAAGCGTTACAACTGTTACTTCGTCCCGGCATACAATTAAGCAAACTGATTGCTGCATCACCCACCTTGCAACAACTTACGGGAACGCCTACCGCAGAGGTAATGGAGCAGGCAGAAATACAGGTGAAATATGATGTGTACATCGAAAAGGAAAAAGAACTGGTACAACGCATGAGCCAATTGGAAGACCTCGAAATTCCAAACAGTTTTGATTATAACAAGATCTCTTCTTTAAGTACAGAAGCATTGCAGAAGTTTAAAAAAATCAAGCCACGCACGCTTGGACAGGCATCACGCATCTCTGGTGTAAACCCAAGTGATGTGCAGATACTGATGGTGTATATGGGTCGTTAA